The nucleotide sequence TATGTCGACGACCGTCTCAACACCCGAACCAGACGAGACGTGTGCGTACTGTGAATCTCGAATCTTCGACCACGACCCCATCTGCGTCCGCGACTGCGATGATGACTGTGGCTCGCCCAAGTACTTCTGTAACTACGCCTGCCTCTCCGCATATATCGACGAAAACAACCTTACTACCGGCAATGCGTGTGAGTGGACTCCCGACGACACCAGCTGTTGCTGATCGGTCCGTTCGAAGCCTTCAGCGACCGTTATTCACGGAATCCGAGTAACCGAAGCCCGTTCAGTGAAACGAGGACGGTGGACCCCTCGTGGCCGACCACGGCCAGCGGCAGGGGGATGCCTCGCAACAGAATCGTCCCAACCATCACGGCGATCGCACCGAAGGCGATTGCGAGATTGACCGTCAACGTCCGGCGCGTCCTGCGACCGAGTCCGAGCACGTAGGGGATCTTCCCGATGTCGTCGCCCATCAAGACGACGTCAGCCGTTTCGAGGGCAACGTCGGTCCCGGCGCCACCCATCGCGATCCCGAGCGTCGCCGTCGCCAGTGCCGGTGCGTCGTTCACGCCGTCACCCACCATCGCGACGTTCTCGTATCGCTCAACCAGGTCTTCGATAGTTGCCACCTTCTCTTCCGGCAGCAGTTCCGCCTGTACCTCGTCGATACCGACTTCGTCGGCGATCTGCTGGGCGACGCGTTCGTTGTCGCCGGTCAGCATGACGATGTGCTCCACGCCGAGCGACCGGAGCTCATCGATCATCTCTGCAGCCCCCGGCCGGACCGTGTCGGTGAACGCAAGCCATCCCAGTACCGTGGCGTTGCCGGCGTGCTCGCGGACGACGAGGACGCTGGTCTTCCCCTCCGCCTCCAGGGTCCGAAGCCTGTCGAGACCGGGTTCGAGTCCCTCGATCGCAGCGTCTTCGAGAACCGTCTCGACGTAACTCCGATTCCCGATGTGGATGGTTCCGTCGTCGACGTCGGCGCGCACGCCTTTCCCGGCCGCCGACTGAAACCGTCGCGCGTCGGGGACGTCGAGGGCGCGGGCTTCGGCTTCCGAGACGGTCGCACGAGCCAAGTGATGCTCCGAGCGGGCCTGGACGGAGGCTACGAGCGAGAGCAGCTCGTCGGCAGTCAGCGACTCGTTCGCGAGGCCGTCCCGGACGAACACGTCCGTCAGCTGTGTCTCGCCCCGCGTGAGTGTGCCCGTCTTGTCGAACGCGACCGCGTCGATGTTCGCCGCCGCCTCAACGTGTTCGCCACCCTTGAACAGAACGCCCTGCCTCCCACCGGAGGCGATCGCCGACAGCACCGCCGCCGGCGTGGAAATGATGACCGCACACGGCGAGGCGGCGACCATCAGGGTCATCGCGCGGTAGAACGTGCTAGTGAACTCGCTTCCGAGCGCGAGCGGGATCGCGATCGCCGCAATTGTGAGCCCGAACACACCGAGGACGTACGGCTGCTCAAGGCGGTCGATGAGCCGCTGTGTCGGCGCCTTCTCGCTCTGAGCACGCTCGACCATGTGGATGAGCCGGCTGATCGCCGACTCGTGAGCCTGCCGTGTGACCTCAATCTCCAGGCTGCCACTCTCGTTGATTGTCCCGCCGAAAACTTCGTCGCCGGGCTCTTTCGGCACGGGCACTGATTCGCCAGTGAGCGACGCCTGATCGACCGTTCCCTCACCAGATGCGACGACGCCGTCGAGCGGAATCCTGTCGCCGGGACGGACGACGAACACGTCACCCACGGCGACCTCGTCGATTGGGACGGTGACCTCCTCCCCGTCGCGTAGCACCTGCGCTTCGTCCGGTCGCATCTCGACGAGGGATTTGATCGCTCGGCGTGAGCGGCCGATCGCGTAGTGCTGGAGCGTATTCGAGAGCGAAAACAGGAAGAGGAGCATCGCGCCCTCGAACGGGGCGCCAATCGAGAGAGCACCGAGGGCAGCGACGATCATCAACAGGTCGATGTCGACCGCACGGTGGCGGAGCGTCTCGACCGCGCCTTTGAGTCCGTACCAGCCACCGAAGACGTATGCGACGCCGTACCCTGCCCACACGAGAAGCGGTGGTCCTTCGAGCCACCCCGTCACCAAGCCGACGGCCATCCCGAGGAGGGTCAAGCCGACGAACACGACCTCCTGCCTGAGTTCCGAGCGGGTACTTACGTCATCCGTTGCTGTCTCAGATTCGTCCTGAATCGACACGTGGCGGTCGCGGACAGCGTCTCGAATCGTTTCTTCTGAGATGACGCCCCCGTCGTAGGTGATCCGGGCGTCCCCTGTTCGAAACGAGACGTCAACATCGTGGACGCCGGAGAGACGCCTGAGATGTCGTTCAAGTGCCCGTGCTCCCGCGTCGCCACGACCACCTCGTCGTTCAATATGGATCGTACACGTCGAGAGAGATGGAGATTCAGTAACAGCCACGTTCTCGGTACCTATGAGTTGGTTTGATTTCACGTTTGAGGTGGGCCCACGAGCATTCATCCGGTCTTAATCCCGGCACACGAGTCGAGGGTTTCATCCAATGATGGTTACCGGGATCTGTGCTCGGCGAGTGACTGTCTCGGCAACACTTCCGAGGAACGTCCGGTCTAGGCCTGACCGACCGTGGCTCCCCATAACGATCTGGTCGATGCCGTTGTCGGCAGCGTAGTCGAGAATCTCACGCGCTGGTTTCCCGACTTCAGTGACAGTATCGAGCACAATATCGTGGTCCGCCGCGAGATCCGTCGCAGTCGTGTGAATCGCGGTCGCCCGCTCTTGGGCGGTATCGTACCAGTCCTCTGCGACTGGCAAGCCACCGGCCTCTACATCGATTACCGAATCGATCGGGTTGATGACGTAAATGGTGGTAATCGTGGCGTTCGGAAAGGTCTCGAGTGCGTACATGAGTGCACGCTCGGCAAGCGGGGAGCCGTCCAAGGCGACGAGAACGTTGTCAGGCATACGATAGAGTTCGAGAGATGTTGAGAAGAGTGTAGTGCCGAAAACTCGGCACCTGGGAGTACCGTTAATTACCCATCAATTTCTGAGAGCGCCTCTGTTGCAACGTCACCGAGTTCTCCGGCCTCGATGTGCGAATATCGCTCCCGAACCATCTCCTCTGAGTTATCGAGATACCGGGCCGCCACCGTGTACCCGAACGCCCGGACAAGCACCTCTCCCATCCCTCGGCGACCGCCGTGCGGAGCGAGGTAATCGTGTTTTGGGTGGTCTATGTCGATCTCTGCGGTCTCGGAGAGGCGTTGGAGAATCGACCGTGCGCCGTCCGTCGTGATCGACGGCGGCCGAATGTCCTCATCGAGCGCCAGCAGGAGGTCGCGAGCGTACTCATCACGCCCCTCAACAATTGCCTCTGGGCGTTCCCCTCGGTCGGCTAACTCTTCCCGGACGAGCTCCGCGAGCGTCCGTTGATCGAACGTCGGAAACACCGGCCATCGATCCGTGGGTGGGTCCATCAGCTGGCGGTAGCTCCGGAGCGGCGAGATCACCGGGTCGGGAAGACTGGCGGCGTCCCACTGCTGTTTCTTCCGGTAGACGTCCATACTCCCGTCGTCGAGGGAGAGGTCCTCCCAGCGAACACCGCGGCGGCGCGGATCGTTTGGGTCTCGGAGTAGTTCCCCGACGCGAACAGCGGTGTAGGCGAGGACGTACACGAGAGCCCGGTCACGAGCCGTTTTCAGCGCCGCGTAGTGCGCTCGTTGGTTGTCCATGGGGTCAGTATCCTGCGGGAGTGTCGTGTATGTCTCGACGGCATCGCGAGTCCGTTCGTCGACGTGGCGGGTGAGGGCGTGGCGCTGGTCGGATGTCCAAGCCTGCTGGTCGCCCGGCTTGCGGCCGTCGTCCTCGGGCAGTGGCGCCATCGCACTCGCCCTCTGCGCGTAGTGGGCCTCGAGATACCCTTCGTTGACACACCACCCGCACCACGCAGAGATATAGCGGTAATAGGTTTGTACCGTGTTCTGCTTGAGTCCCCGATCTCCACTGAGATGCCGGGCGTACTCCCGGAACACGCGTTCGTCGAGATCGTCGAAGGTCGGCTTGCGGTCGACGTCGTCGGGG is from Halostella litorea and encodes:
- a CDS encoding heavy metal translocating P-type ATPase; the encoded protein is MAVTESPSLSTCTIHIERRGGRGDAGARALERHLRRLSGVHDVDVSFRTGDARITYDGGVISEETIRDAVRDRHVSIQDESETATDDVSTRSELRQEVVFVGLTLLGMAVGLVTGWLEGPPLLVWAGYGVAYVFGGWYGLKGAVETLRHRAVDIDLLMIVAALGALSIGAPFEGAMLLFLFSLSNTLQHYAIGRSRRAIKSLVEMRPDEAQVLRDGEEVTVPIDEVAVGDVFVVRPGDRIPLDGVVASGEGTVDQASLTGESVPVPKEPGDEVFGGTINESGSLEIEVTRQAHESAISRLIHMVERAQSEKAPTQRLIDRLEQPYVLGVFGLTIAAIAIPLALGSEFTSTFYRAMTLMVAASPCAVIISTPAAVLSAIASGGRQGVLFKGGEHVEAAANIDAVAFDKTGTLTRGETQLTDVFVRDGLANESLTADELLSLVASVQARSEHHLARATVSEAEARALDVPDARRFQSAAGKGVRADVDDGTIHIGNRSYVETVLEDAAIEGLEPGLDRLRTLEAEGKTSVLVVREHAGNATVLGWLAFTDTVRPGAAEMIDELRSLGVEHIVMLTGDNERVAQQIADEVGIDEVQAELLPEEKVATIEDLVERYENVAMVGDGVNDAPALATATLGIAMGGAGTDVALETADVVLMGDDIGKIPYVLGLGRRTRRTLTVNLAIAFGAIAVMVGTILLRGIPLPLAVVGHEGSTVLVSLNGLRLLGFRE
- a CDS encoding universal stress protein produces the protein MPDNVLVALDGSPLAERALMYALETFPNATITTIYVINPIDSVIDVEAGGLPVAEDWYDTAQERATAIHTTATDLAADHDIVLDTVTEVGKPAREILDYAADNGIDQIVMGSHGRSGLDRTFLGSVAETVTRRAQIPVTIIG
- a CDS encoding phage integrase SAM-like domain-containing protein, yielding MPDRALSTPLDDSFERYLQDKGKGRGGNGGNYRRNAARELKRFAEWAAGDRGADDWTGIVPDDVDRKPTFDDLDERVFREYARHLSGDRGLKQNTVQTYYRYISAWCGWCVNEGYLEAHYAQRASAMAPLPEDDGRKPGDQQAWTSDQRHALTRHVDERTRDAVETYTTLPQDTDPMDNQRAHYAALKTARDRALVYVLAYTAVRVGELLRDPNDPRRRGVRWEDLSLDDGSMDVYRKKQQWDAASLPDPVISPLRSYRQLMDPPTDRWPVFPTFDQRTLAELVREELADRGERPEAIVEGRDEYARDLLLALDEDIRPPSITTDGARSILQRLSETAEIDIDHPKHDYLAPHGGRRGMGEVLVRAFGYTVAARYLDNSEEMVRERYSHIEAGELGDVATEALSEIDG